CGTGCGCTGATCCCGAGCTGTTCCGCGACGCCGTCGTGGCTGATGCGGAAGTTCCATGCCTTAAGCCGAATACTGTCAAGCGGATCGCTCGCGAGTTTCAGATCTTTGATATCCATCTTCATCCGGCGAAGTGCGTCAGATAGGCACAACTGTCGCGACCGGTATTCACGGGCATGGATAATGAATTCATCCGTAGGAGTGATTTCCCAACACCACCATCCTTGCGGCACCTCGTCGCCTTGATTGCCTCGACCGTCGTGGACCAATGCGACGAATATTCGGCGGCTGCCATCTTCGTACCGCGTCCACGGCTTCCCAGAAGAATCCAGCGACTTGATTGCGTCGCCATTGAATGGGTTGGGCATCTTTTCGAGTTCGGCGATTACTTCAAAATCTTTTTGCGTCGTGACGTGGCGATTCTTTTTGGTTGGGTCGACGATACCGCGATTGTGGCGGCGGAGCATGGCGACCACGCGGCGGTTGGTAATGCCAGCCGTCGCGGCGATATCCAAAGCCGTCATCATCCCGGCCGGTGGCGGCGAATTCGTTCCGGGCTCATGCGGCTCGACGAACGGGTCGGGAAGTCGACAAGCCTTCGCCAGTGCCTTCACGTTGCCCTTGGACATGAAGAGCTTTTTCGTTTTGGCCTTGTGTCGGCTTGCCAAGTCGAGATCGCGAATTGCTTGCCGAATCGGCATTCGACTACCAAGTGCTTTGCGGATCTGCGAAACCGTCACGTAGCCATCAGGGATTTCGTATTCGATGAAACTTCGGCCTTCGATCGGTGGTATCTCGGCTGGCATCGAAACGCCAAGCCGCTTGGCCACCTTCGGAACGTCGTCTCCTCGGATCAGGGTGATATGCTGTTCCCCGTCCGCCCACGTACCGATTTCGTGATCCTTCGCCCACTGATTGATTGTCTCAGCGAGCCGCCCCATCATCTTTCCAACTTCCGCTGCCGTATACCGCATCGTTCCTCTCGTTTTGCAAATTGCACTTACGTTGCAATTGCATAGTAGCGGTCTAGTTCTTCCGTGATGTATCTCTATTTTGCTTTCCTGGGACGTCCCCCGGTTGGCTTCGCATCGGCGATGATGCGACGCCCCGAGCGTGCTTTGACTTTCCCGACATTTCCGCGCTCACGCGATGGATTGCCGGGGCCGCTATAGATCAGAGCACGAACCCTTTCGGCCTCTTCTTTCGTCAGAACCGTTACGTTCGACGGAAAGATTTGACGACCAATCCCCTCGCGATCGCACCACCGCCAAACCGTGGTTCGGTTCACGCCGAAATCTTTCGCCAATTCGGTGAGGGTATAGACACATTCGTCGACTGTTTTTTTCGCCTTTGTAACCATCTGATTCACCTCAAACGATCGCAACGAGTGTTGCTTTAATAGAAAAACAAAACTAGACGGCGAATAGCCACCAGGCTACCGTCAGGAACGGTAGTAACCGATTGTCAATCGACAGCCGCACCGGAGCAAAAGTGATCCAAGCACCACAAAAGGCTTAAAATTGCTTGGAAAACTCCCTGCCCTCGCGGTTACAGGACGGTGCGGATGTCGAGTGGAGGATAACGGACTTGAACCGATGATCTCCTGCATGTGATGCAGGCGCTCTCCCAGCTGAGATAACCTCCCGAATCACGCGATGAGCAAGCAGTACTGCCCAACACACCAGAAGCCTAAGTGGTGCAACGCCACAAGTCAATAGGGTGGCACCCTGCGTGGTCACTTAACATACTTAGAGTGTGAGAGCCTATAGCCGTTCGAGCCAAGGTTTAAGCATTTCGGGACACTCACTCGACTGGCAACGAATTAGTACTACGGGTGCAAGGCATGCCCGACTACGAACGCAACCCGATCCCATCGGACATGATCGTCCCGGCGTTTTATTAGTCGGCAGCAGCCACGTGTCTAACCAACCTTCAGTTATCGGACTCGCTGGCTGCGAGGAAGCCCAGGTGATGTGCTGCATGGCTGGTATGAAATTGTTCCAGCGATGCGTGATCGAATTTCCCGAATCCTGGATGGGGATGCAGGTATCCGGTATGCGACTGGAACCGCCGTACGCTTTCGGTAAACAGCGATACCTCTTCGGCGTCGCTCAAATCCTCCGCGGGCACAAAAGTCGAAGCGGTCTTGATCCCCGCGGGCGAATCGCCGCGCAGCAGCTTGGGCAGCATCAGCCAGCGCAGCAGCGGCCTCAACGGTTTTCCAATCGCCATCCATTTGGGATAGCCGTCGATGCTCGAATCGATCGTCATCCGCATGTGATTGCAGATCTGCGCCAGCGACCAATTGCCGTTTCGTTGATAGCCCGCCTGCAACAGCCGCTCGCATTCGGACGCAACCTCTGCCAGGTTTTCAAATTTCAATTTTCGTCGGGCCATAGAACGGCAAACACCTTAGGAGCGATCGGGGTGAAATGGTGGCGACAGCTCGCTCTCGAACCGCTTGCCCAATATCGCGCCTCGAAACCCTCCACACAACCGCCAATGCATGCGGCAAATTCGCACGTCGTCACGGGGCATCCAGTGGATAAACGAACCGTTGGTCGACGAACTGGATTGCGCATTGGGTTCTTGGTAACATGCCATGCTTCCCCCTTGGCCTCCGATACGCCTCTGCGACCGATCGCCCTAGCCGAGCAGAGGTTCCCTTCGCTACCGAGCTTTTGATCCTATGCTCCGATTCTTATTGTTCCCGATGTGTCTCCTCGCTCTCGTTGGCTCCACATCGGCGGGTGAGTTCAATCAAGTGCTAAGCGTCGGCGACGCGGCACCGACGTGGAACGATCTGCCCGGAATCGATGGCAGCGCGCATGGGCTGGACGACTGGAAACAAGCGGAGGTGGTTGTCGTCGCCTTCACCTGCAATTCCTGCCCCTACGCAACCGACGTCGAACAGCGTTTGATCGCGTTGACGAAGGACTACGAAGACCATGGCGTCGCCGTGGTAGCGATCAATTCCAACAAGGTTCCCGACGACGAACTGCCCGCGATGAAAGAACGTGCGGCGATGGCGAAGTTCAATTTCCCGTATCTCTCCGATCCGACCCAGCAGACAGCCAAGGCGTATGGGGCGATCACGACGCCCGAGTTTTATGTGCTCGATAAAGAGCGACGCATCGTCTACATGGGAGCGATGGACGACAGCCCCGATGGCAAACAGATCGAACATCCCTACGTTCGCCAAGCGATCGACGCCGCGTTGACCGGAGGCAAACCCGCCGTCGCGGAGACCGTTCCGATCGGCTGCCGAATCCGCTTTCCACGCGTCCGCCGCAAACGCTAACGCGCGGGGCGTTGATGCCGCACTCGTTTAACCGCGTGCCCAACGGGCCGCGCGTCGCGACCGGCGCGTCATACGCAAAAACGCGTGGGGCGTTGCCACCGCACTCGTTTAACCGCGTGCCCAACGGGCCGCGCGTCGCGACCGGCGCGTCATACGTAAAAACGCGTGGGGCGTTGCCACCGCGCTCGTTTAACCGCGTGCCCAACGGGCCGCGCGCCTTGACCGGCGCGTCATACGCAAAAACGCGCGGGGCGTTGCCACCGCGCTCGTTTAACCGCGTGCCCAACGGGCCGCGCGTCGCGACCGGCACGTCATACTCAAAAACGCGTGGGGCGCTGCCACCGCACTCGTATAACCGCGTGCCCAACGGGCCGCGCGTCGCGACCGGCGCGTCATACTCAAAAACGCGCGGGGCGTTGCCACCGCACTCGTTTAACCGCGTGCCCAACGGGCCGCGCGTCGCGACCGGCGCGTCATACGTAAAAACGCGTGGGGCGTTGCCACCGCGCTCGTTTAACCGCGTGCCCAACGGGCCGCGCGCCTTGACCGGCGCGTCATACGCAAAAACGCGCGGGGCGTTGCCACCGCGGTTAAACGACTTGTTTCCGTAGTGGACGAGGCTACGAGTCCATCCACCACGAATTTCCTTGAGCACCGAGGGACTCGTGGCCTCGTCCACTACGACAACCTGACGAGCGTTCAGCCGAGGACGCGCATCAATCGCCCACGGTCAACACAACCTTGCCGGCCAGCGAGCCGTCGCCGGCGAGCGTTCCCGCTTCTTGAAGGCGATGCGATTGGGCAGCTTGCGACAGCGGCAGGCGCTGCGAGATCTGGCTCTTCAATTGCCCCGAGGCGAGCCATTGGTTGATGTCCTCGGCCGCCAGCTTCATCTCGTCCGCTGTCGCCTTGAACATTACAAATCCATGCACCGTGCACTCTTTGACGTAAAAAGGGCCCACGGGAAACTCGGGACGCGCGTCGCGACCGGCCATCAAAACCATCCGGCCTCGCGGCGCAAGGGCTTCGACGGCGAAGTCGAAATCGGGTTCGCGGATCGTTTCCCAGAAGACGTCGACGCCGTCGGGAGCCAGTTCGGCCAAACGCTCCTGCAAATTTTCGGTCTTATAATTGATGGCAAAGTCGGCCCCTAGCTCGCGGCAACGCTCGACCTTCTCATCGCTGCCGCCGGTCGTGATCACATTCGCACCAGCCGCTTTGGCCATCTGCACCACCATCGATCCAACGCCGCCGGTCCCTCCGCGAACAAAGATCGTCTCATCGGCTAACAGTCGCGACCGGCCAAACAAACCCAAGTGGGCAGTGATCCCAACCAACGCACAGGCCGCGGCATCTTCCGCAGCGACGCCGTCAGGCAGTTCGTACAGCCAATCCTGATCGATCGCGCACAGCTCAGCAAACGTCCCCTGCCGGCCCAGCAAACCTTGACTGCTTCCCCAAACGCGATCGCCGATCCGGAATCCGGTGACACCTTCACCAACCGCCGCGATCGTGCCTGCGATGTCGCATCCGATGATGAAGGGATCGGGCAGGTCCATCGCGATCATCCCGCTGCGGACATAGGTATCGATCGGGTTGACCGACACCGCTTCGGTGCGAACCAAAACCTGGCCTTGGCCGGGCTGCGGATCGGGAAGGTCGCCGTATTGAATGACGTCTGCGTCGCCCGTCGTCTTAATAAATGCTGCTTTCATCGGTATCGCCTAAAGGTTTCTGTTTATTAAATGAAGTTTGATTTGATTGTCTGCACGCAAGATGAAGACTCGCCCATTCCACAATCGATGGGATCGATTCGTTTCGCCGCAGCGAAGCCGAACATCTTTCGAGATATTTAAAACTCGCCAAAGTCAAAATCGTTGAGTTCGTCGAGCGCTTCGGACTCCGATTCCGAGAGCGGTTGTTTTAACACTTCGCTTGCCAGGTCCTGATCGACGCCCCAGTGCTGGCCCAGGTTTTCGGCGATCGATTGTTTTTCTTGCGGGCTGAATTCACCAAACGCACGCCGCAGGAAAACCAACGCCCGACGGAACTGTTCGTCGTCCAACGACTCCACATAATCGGCCAATTGCTGCCACAGCGGTTGCCGAGCCAGCAGCGCGTATCGATTCCGACGCGAGAGGCCTTCGAACCAACCGGCGCCGAGATCAGCCGGCGCGCCGGGGGACAGTCGCCGCGAGACCTCGCGAGCCAGCCGCGCGTTGTCGATCTGATCGCGCTCCAACAGCATTGCACATGCGTACCCGCTGAGCAACGGATTGCGATCGTCGCTATCGCTCAAACCATGCAGTTCGACGATCCACAGCGGTTCGTCGACCAGATCGTGAAATTCGAGCGCGACGCGGTTGAGGGCGTCGATCGACGCTATCAGATCGCGAGCGGCGTCGTTATCACAATTGGCGACCGACATCAGCGCCAACGCTCCTTGCACAAACAACGTTTCGATCAATGGACGCAGCGGCGCCGCGTCGAACTGGCGGACGTCGCCATACTTTACCAGGCTGGCCAATTCAGCAGCCGCACCGGCGACGGCGGTGAAGTCGCTCGATTCGGCCGCCAACGCCTGCAACCGCCCGCGAGCCTGGTCCATCGCCTCCATCATGCCGCAGCGGCACGCGATCGCCACCGCCGAAGCGGCTTGCGCGACCGTTGTTGCTTCGTCCAACAGCGTCTTGAATTTGAAACCGGCGGCCAGTTCGATCGTCTCGCCCAACAGCACCGATTCGACAAGCGTGATCTCCGATTCGGGAGTCCACTGCAACTCCCACTTCTCGCTCCACGTCGACGCCTGCTGTCGCGAGGCGACGGGGGACGCAAAATTGATCTCCAACAGATGCAGCCGATGCAGGAAGCTGGATCGATGCAGGTCCAAGAAAGCTGCCGCGGCGGTCTTCGCGCGACGGTTCTCTCGCAGATCGATCGACAACACCTGTCGAACCGCCGTCCGGTATTTGACTAACTTCAGTGCGGTCAACTGCTGATTGAAGTCGGCTTGGATCGATGTCTGCGAGACGCCTTCGGGCAGGCTGCCGATCGCCGTCCCAACGTCGACTTGAGCCAGCGATTCGGCGACGGTCGACCGCTGGCCGTGTCCGATCAGCGTGACCGCTGCGTCGCGGAGATCGTTGAGCGTCGGTGCCATCCCCGCTTTCAGAGCCGATAGCGAATTGGCCAACCGGACCGCTTCGATCACCTCAGCCGTGGAGCGGTGCGTGCCAGCATCGCGTTGATGCCGGACGACCATCGACAGATAGCGAGCGGGCAGGTGGGAAAGTTCTCGCGCCGACAACGCGTCCCACAACAACTCAAAATACGCGGGAGCTTCGTTCCCGGCGCCGTAGCCCGATTGGCTCGACAGTCGGAAGTACGAATAGGGCATCAGCGTCAGATTGCTCTCCAGCCGCGGCAGCTGTTCCAATTCCTGATCGCTCATCGGCGGAAACTCTGCCGACAGCACCGGTGCGTGATAGGCACCGACGATCGCAACGATCTTGTCGGGCGCGACGCCACGATCGATCGCGGCTCGGATCTGCCGCCGCATGAACGCTTCGCGAACCAGATTCTCCGCCGCATCGGCCGCGGTGTCCGATTCGATCTCACGCAGATTGCGACCGAACTCCATCGATGTCTTGCGATACGAATCGAGACATGTGTTGTGCTCGAAGTTCCGCTCCCAATAACTCTCGTAATGCTCTTCGCCCGCAAGGGCTGCCAGCTGTTGATACAACGAGCCTCGCGAAACGATCGGCTCGATCGCCGGTTCGCCGACCGCCGGATCGTCGCTCGCGTCGGATGCCGCTGGCTCTGGCGAGGCGGCAGCGGGCTGAGCATCCTTTTTCGAAGCGATAATCGCTTCGGCGATCCGTCGATGTTCGCGCTCTTGCAATCCCAGGAAGATATCGCTGGGCAAGTCGATGAACTCGCAATCGGCTTTATTTTCCTTGGCCCACAGGATCGCCTGATACTCGGGGCTGTAGCGGGCCAGCGGGTAGACAAACGTTCGCACGGGGACCGAGTTGGAGAAGGCGAGGATCCCAATCGGCGGAACCGTTCCCTTGCGAACGACGTCGTCCAACAGACCCTCCGCGTCGCAGGGGCCTTCGATCAGCACGACCTGCGGCTGCATTTGATCGAGGAATTGCCGCAGCTGCCACGCCCCCATCGGCGACAGATGCCGCACGCCAAAAACGTGGCAAAGGGAAGCCGTATCGATCGCAGACATTTTGTCTGGTGCCTTCGAAAGGGGGATGAAAACGCGGTCCTGCCCGCCGCGATTGTTATACCACGGGCGGCCAACATTGGCACATTCACAGCGACCGAACGTCGTCGCGACCCCTGCGGCCGGCGCGTGGCCGGGCTGCCGTCATAGTCAATTAAATTGTGCGATGTTAAAATGCCTCGCCCATCGAGTTCGCGATTCACCCAACGCACCGGCCCCACGTCCGCCAGGAAACATGATGCAAACCACTGTTAAGTCACCCGTAAATGATTCCACCGGCAACCTGTTGGACTTCGCCGACGGATTTGTGCGACGCCACATCGGCCCGTCGGACACTCACATCCAACAGATGCTGGAACTGCTAGGCTTCGATTCGCTGGATCAGTTCTCCGACGCGTTGGTTCCCGAGGACATTCGGTTGACCCAACCTCTGGACATTCCGTCGGCTCGCGGCGAGCACGAGTTCTTGGGTGCGTTGCGGGTGATCGCCGAAAAGAACAAGGTCTACCGTTCGTGCATCGGTATGGGTTACACGGGGACCGTTACGCCGCCGGTGATCCTACGGAACGTGCTCGAAAATCCGGGTTGGTACACGCAGTACACTCCCTACCAAGCGGAGATCTCGCAGGGACGGCTGGAAGCGTTGCTGAACTTTCAAACGATGATCGCCGACCTCACCGGCTTGCCTTTGGCGGGAGCAAGCTTGTTGGACGAAGCGACCGCGGCAGCCGAAGCGATGTGCATGTGCGTAGCGATCGCCCGAGATAAGAAACGCGGCTTCTGGGCGTCGGACGATTGCCATCCGCAGACGCTGGAACTGCTGCAGACCCGCGCCGACGGATTGGGGATCGACCTGAAGGTCGGCCCGATCGACGAGATCGACTTCAACCACGGCCAAGGAGGACTCGGCGGGTTGTTGGTTCAATATCCGACCACCGACGGCCGGATCGAAGACTATGCCGCGTTGACAGCGCGAGCGGCCGAAAACGGTTGCTTGGTCGTCGCGTCCGCCGATCTGTTGGCCTTGACCGTGCTGACGCCGCCT
Above is a genomic segment from Rosistilla ulvae containing:
- a CDS encoding DUF5682 family protein, yielding MSAIDTASLCHVFGVRHLSPMGAWQLRQFLDQMQPQVVLIEGPCDAEGLLDDVVRKGTVPPIGILAFSNSVPVRTFVYPLARYSPEYQAILWAKENKADCEFIDLPSDIFLGLQEREHRRIAEAIIASKKDAQPAAASPEPAASDASDDPAVGEPAIEPIVSRGSLYQQLAALAGEEHYESYWERNFEHNTCLDSYRKTSMEFGRNLREIESDTAADAAENLVREAFMRRQIRAAIDRGVAPDKIVAIVGAYHAPVLSAEFPPMSDQELEQLPRLESNLTLMPYSYFRLSSQSGYGAGNEAPAYFELLWDALSARELSHLPARYLSMVVRHQRDAGTHRSTAEVIEAVRLANSLSALKAGMAPTLNDLRDAAVTLIGHGQRSTVAESLAQVDVGTAIGSLPEGVSQTSIQADFNQQLTALKLVKYRTAVRQVLSIDLRENRRAKTAAAAFLDLHRSSFLHRLHLLEINFASPVASRQQASTWSEKWELQWTPESEITLVESVLLGETIELAAGFKFKTLLDEATTVAQAASAVAIACRCGMMEAMDQARGRLQALAAESSDFTAVAGAAAELASLVKYGDVRQFDAAPLRPLIETLFVQGALALMSVANCDNDAARDLIASIDALNRVALEFHDLVDEPLWIVELHGLSDSDDRNPLLSGYACAMLLERDQIDNARLAREVSRRLSPGAPADLGAGWFEGLSRRNRYALLARQPLWQQLADYVESLDDEQFRRALVFLRRAFGEFSPQEKQSIAENLGQHWGVDQDLASEVLKQPLSESESEALDELNDFDFGEF
- a CDS encoding NADPH:quinone reductase is translated as MKAAFIKTTGDADVIQYGDLPDPQPGQGQVLVRTEAVSVNPIDTYVRSGMIAMDLPDPFIIGCDIAGTIAAVGEGVTGFRIGDRVWGSSQGLLGRQGTFAELCAIDQDWLYELPDGVAAEDAAACALVGITAHLGLFGRSRLLADETIFVRGGTGGVGSMVVQMAKAAGANVITTGGSDEKVERCRELGADFAINYKTENLQERLAELAPDGVDVFWETIREPDFDFAVEALAPRGRMVLMAGRDARPEFPVGPFYVKECTVHGFVMFKATADEMKLAAEDINQWLASGQLKSQISQRLPLSQAAQSHRLQEAGTLAGDGSLAGKVVLTVGD
- a CDS encoding thioredoxin family protein — translated: MLRFLLFPMCLLALVGSTSAGEFNQVLSVGDAAPTWNDLPGIDGSAHGLDDWKQAEVVVVAFTCNSCPYATDVEQRLIALTKDYEDHGVAVVAINSNKVPDDELPAMKERAAMAKFNFPYLSDPTQQTAKAYGAITTPEFYVLDKERRIVYMGAMDDSPDGKQIEHPYVRQAIDAALTGGKPAVAETVPIGCRIRFPRVRRKR
- a CDS encoding DUF1569 domain-containing protein, with translation MARRKLKFENLAEVASECERLLQAGYQRNGNWSLAQICNHMRMTIDSSIDGYPKWMAIGKPLRPLLRWLMLPKLLRGDSPAGIKTASTFVPAEDLSDAEEVSLFTESVRRFQSHTGYLHPHPGFGKFDHASLEQFHTSHAAHHLGFLAASESDN